One genomic window of [Clostridium] scindens ATCC 35704 includes the following:
- a CDS encoding LysM peptidoglycan-binding domain-containing protein: protein MENSRLHVARKRQRQVFMKKLILGFAGCALVLALSVILSNGFVDAHGNSTESPVRHKYYKSIEIASGDTLWDIAKEYMNEDYDSIYAYIDELKYINGLTSDGIQEGQYLTVAYYDTAFR, encoded by the coding sequence ATGGAGAACAGCAGATTACATGTGGCAAGGAAAAGACAGAGACAAGTATTTATGAAGAAGTTAATATTAGGTTTTGCGGGCTGTGCGCTTGTATTGGCCTTAAGCGTTATTTTGAGTAATGGATTTGTAGACGCCCATGGCAATTCCACGGAGTCTCCGGTCAGACATAAGTATTATAAGAGTATTGAGATCGCATCCGGCGATACTTTATGGGATATTGCAAAAGAATATATGAATGAAGACTATGATTCTATCTATGCTTACATCGATGAACTGAAATATATTAACGGACTGACATCCGATGGTATTCAGGAAGGCCAGTATCTTACAGTCGCATACTATGATACGGCGTTCAGGTAA
- the lexA gene encoding transcriptional repressor LexA, giving the protein MAQGKISPKQQEILEYIKSQILERGFPPAVRDICEAVHLKSTSSVHSHLETLEKNGYIRRDPTKPRAIEILDESFNFTRREMVNVPMVGRVAAGEPLLAEQNVENYFPIPMEFMPNNQTFMLRVKGDSMINIGIFDGDLVLVEQRQTARNGEVIVALVEDGATVKRFFKEEGVFRLQPENDALDPIIVKEVQILGKVIGVFRFLS; this is encoded by the coding sequence ATGGCTCAGGGTAAGATTAGTCCGAAGCAGCAGGAAATATTAGAATACATAAAATCACAGATACTGGAAAGAGGCTTTCCGCCTGCGGTGCGTGATATATGCGAGGCTGTGCATCTCAAGTCCACTTCCAGCGTCCACTCCCACCTGGAGACGCTGGAGAAGAATGGCTACATACGCAGGGATCCGACGAAGCCAAGAGCGATAGAGATACTGGATGAATCTTTTAACTTCACCCGCAGGGAGATGGTCAACGTGCCAATGGTAGGCAGGGTTGCCGCAGGCGAGCCGCTGCTTGCCGAGCAGAACGTCGAGAACTACTTCCCGATTCCCATGGAATTCATGCCTAATAACCAGACATTTATGCTGCGCGTCAAAGGCGACAGCATGATTAATATAGGCATCTTTGACGGAGATCTTGTTCTTGTGGAGCAAAGACAGACCGCCCGCAACGGCGAGGTGATTGTCGCCCTTGTTGAGGACGGCGCAACGGTGAAGCGCTTTTTCAAAGAAGAAGGCGTCTTTCGCTTGCAGCCCGAGAACGATGCCTTGGATCCAATTATCGTAAAAGAGGTCCAGATACTTGGCAAAGTTATCGGAGTCTTCCGTTTCCTTTCGTAA
- the rsfS gene encoding ribosome silencing factor, translating to MEQAKEMARVAFGALEDKKGEDTCVIDISHVSVLADYCVISNGNSDSQVRALVDNVEEKMHKAGFTQKQGEGRNGGSWVLLDYGDIIVHVFDRENREFYNLERIWSDGRRFDDIKDL from the coding sequence ATGGAACAAGCAAAGGAAATGGCACGCGTCGCGTTCGGGGCGCTGGAAGATAAAAAAGGAGAAGACACCTGTGTCATTGATATCTCGCATGTCTCGGTACTTGCAGATTATTGTGTTATATCCAATGGGAACAGCGACAGCCAGGTAAGAGCCTTGGTTGACAACGTGGAGGAAAAGATGCACAAGGCCGGGTTTACCCAGAAGCAGGGAGAAGGACGAAATGGCGGCTCTTGGGTGCTTCTGGATTACGGCGATATTATCGTCCATGTATTTGACAGGGAAAACAGAGAATTTTATAACCTGGAGCGCATTTGGAGCGACGGAAGACGATTCGACGACATAAAAGATTTATAG
- the yqeK gene encoding bis(5'-nucleosyl)-tetraphosphatase (symmetrical) YqeK, whose product MNQKITRIRRKLMAELDKERYEHTLGVMYTAASMAMSYDADIDKALMAGLLHDCAKCISGENKIKLCDRYHLSVSEVEKANPSLLHAKLGAFLAAKKYHVDDKEIVNAIASHTTGRPHMSLLEKIIYIADYIEPGREELPNMAEVRKLAFHDIDACLYRILKDSLVYLDSRNIPIDPMTEKSYQYYKDKLDQKEE is encoded by the coding sequence ATGAATCAAAAGATAACCAGAATACGCCGTAAGCTGATGGCGGAACTGGACAAAGAGCGTTATGAGCATACCCTGGGCGTCATGTATACCGCCGCGTCCATGGCAATGAGCTACGATGCGGACATTGATAAGGCGCTGATGGCAGGACTGCTCCATGACTGCGCCAAATGTATTTCCGGCGAGAACAAGATCAAGCTCTGCGACAGATACCATCTGAGCGTTTCAGAAGTGGAGAAGGCCAACCCCAGCCTGCTGCACGCGAAACTGGGGGCTTTCCTGGCGGCAAAGAAGTACCATGTAGACGACAAGGAGATTGTGAACGCCATTGCCAGCCACACTACCGGAAGGCCGCACATGTCGCTGCTGGAGAAGATTATTTATATCGCCGATTATATCGAGCCTGGCAGGGAAGAACTTCCAAATATGGCGGAAGTACGGAAACTGGCTTTTCATGATATCGATGCCTGCCTGTACCGTATATTAAAGGATTCGCTGGTATATCTTGACAGCAGGAACATCCCGATTGACCCTATGACAGAGAAATCATATCAATATTATAAAGACAAATTAGATCAGAAGGAGGAATAG
- the nadD gene encoding nicotinate-nucleotide adenylyltransferase: MKIGIMGGTFDPIHNGHLMLGQAAYETFHLDQIWFMPNGHPPHKDRNTIESDVDDRIEMVRLAIGGKEEFRLELYEACRKEVSYSYSTLEFFNKIYPEDEFYFIIGADSLFAIETWAHPERIFPACTVLATYRDEINTRAEMEAQIQYLTQKYDARIWILATPLMSVSSSELRREIKRGKSIAAYVPSSVEDYIIRNHLYERNGSI, translated from the coding sequence ATGAAGATTGGAATCATGGGAGGGACATTTGATCCGATCCATAACGGGCATCTTATGCTGGGACAGGCTGCATATGAAACATTCCATCTGGATCAGATATGGTTCATGCCCAATGGGCATCCTCCCCACAAAGACAGAAATACAATTGAATCCGACGTAGATGACCGGATCGAGATGGTGAGACTGGCAATCGGCGGAAAGGAAGAATTCCGGCTGGAACTGTATGAGGCATGCCGGAAGGAAGTATCTTATAGCTACAGTACGTTGGAATTTTTTAATAAGATATATCCGGAGGATGAGTTTTATTTTATCATCGGCGCGGACTCGCTGTTTGCCATCGAGACTTGGGCACATCCGGAACGGATATTTCCAGCCTGTACTGTACTTGCCACCTACCGTGACGAGATCAATACCAGGGCGGAGATGGAAGCGCAGATCCAGTATCTGACGCAAAAATACGATGCCCGGATCTGGATTTTGGCAACGCCTTTGATGAGCGTATCGTCAAGCGAGCTAAGAAGAGAGATTAAAAGAGGCAAGTCGATCGCAGCCTATGTTCCATCCAGCGTGGAAGACTATATTATCAGAAATCATCTGTATGAGAGGAATGGCAGCATATGA
- the yhbY gene encoding ribosome assembly RNA-binding protein YhbY has product MTTKQRAYLKSLAMTMDPIFQIGKNSMTPELTKAVTEALQARELIKISVLKNCADDPRDLADMMADRTKSQVVQVIGKKIVLYKEGKEKNKKIQLP; this is encoded by the coding sequence ATGACGACAAAGCAAAGAGCATACCTAAAAAGCCTTGCAATGACAATGGACCCGATCTTCCAGATTGGGAAGAACAGCATGACGCCAGAACTTACCAAAGCGGTTACGGAGGCGCTTCAGGCACGGGAACTGATCAAGATCAGCGTGCTGAAGAATTGTGCCGATGATCCCCGGGACCTGGCGGATATGATGGCGGACCGCACCAAATCCCAGGTCGTGCAAGTGATCGGGAAGAAGATTGTCTTATATAAGGAAGGAAAAGAGAAGAATAAGAAGATACAACTGCCTTAA
- the obgE gene encoding GTPase ObgE → MFADRAKIFIKSGKGGDGHVSFRRELYVPNGGPDGGDGGRGGDVIFEVDEGLNTLQDYRHRKKYAAKDGEQGGKRRCHGKDAEDIVLKVPEGTVIKESESGKVIADMSGDNRRQVILKGGRGGLGNQHFATSTMQIPKYAQPGQPSQELWVNLELKVIADVGLVGFPNVGKSTLLSRVTNADPKIANYHFTTLNPNLGVVDLPDGRGFVMADIPGLIEGASEGVGLGHEFLRHIERTKLMIHVVDAAGTEGRDPVDDIYKINAELEAYNPDIAKRPQVIAANKVDVIYPEGEDPIQRLKDEFEPKGIRVFPISGVTGAGIKELLYYVSDRLSELDQAPVIFEPEYFPEEELIHENLPYTVEKEDDIYVVEGPKIEKMLGYTNLDSEKGFAFFQKFLKDTGILDELEDAGIQEGDTVRMYGLQFDYYK, encoded by the coding sequence ATGTTTGCAGACAGAGCAAAGATATTCATAAAATCAGGAAAAGGCGGTGACGGACACGTCAGTTTCCGCCGGGAACTCTATGTGCCAAACGGCGGGCCTGACGGCGGCGATGGCGGAAGAGGCGGCGATGTCATCTTTGAAGTGGATGAGGGGCTGAATACTCTGCAGGATTACCGGCATAGGAAGAAATATGCCGCAAAAGATGGAGAGCAGGGCGGTAAGCGCAGATGCCACGGCAAGGATGCGGAAGATATCGTGCTGAAGGTGCCAGAGGGAACCGTCATCAAAGAATCGGAATCCGGCAAGGTAATTGCCGATATGTCCGGAGACAACCGTCGGCAAGTGATCTTAAAAGGCGGAAGAGGCGGCCTGGGAAACCAACATTTCGCAACGTCTACCATGCAGATTCCCAAATATGCCCAGCCCGGACAACCTTCCCAGGAATTGTGGGTGAATCTGGAGTTGAAAGTGATCGCGGATGTGGGCCTTGTGGGATTTCCCAATGTAGGAAAGTCCACGCTTCTATCCAGGGTGACCAATGCGGATCCGAAGATTGCCAACTATCATTTTACCACGCTGAATCCAAACCTTGGCGTTGTGGACTTGCCTGATGGCAGGGGATTCGTGATGGCGGATATCCCAGGGCTGATTGAAGGCGCATCCGAAGGAGTCGGCCTGGGCCATGAATTCCTGCGCCATATTGAGCGCACCAAATTGATGATCCATGTGGTAGATGCCGCTGGTACGGAAGGCAGGGACCCGGTTGATGATATCTATAAGATCAACGCGGAATTAGAGGCCTATAACCCGGATATCGCCAAACGGCCGCAGGTGATCGCAGCCAACAAGGTGGATGTCATATACCCGGAGGGGGAAGATCCGATCCAGAGGCTGAAAGATGAATTCGAACCTAAGGGAATCCGTGTCTTCCCGATATCCGGCGTTACCGGAGCGGGAATCAAGGAACTTCTCTACTATGTATCCGACAGGCTGAGCGAGCTGGATCAGGCGCCAGTGATCTTCGAGCCGGAATATTTCCCGGAAGAAGAACTGATCCACGAGAACCTCCCATATACCGTCGAAAAAGAAGACGATATCTATGTGGTAGAAGGCCCAAAGATCGAGAAGATGCTGGGCTATACCAACCTGGACTCGGAGAAAGGCTTTGCCTTCTTCCAGAAGTTCTTAAAGGATACCGGAATCCTGGACGAACTGGAGGATGCCGGCATCCAGGAAGGCGATACGGTGCGGATGTACGGGCTGCAGTTTGATTATTATAAATAG
- the rpmA gene encoding 50S ribosomal protein L27, with protein sequence MMKLNLQFFAHKKGVGSTKNGRDSESKRLGAKRADGQFVKAGNILYRQRGTKIHPGINVGRGGDDTLFALVDGVVRFERKGRDKKQVSIYPVAK encoded by the coding sequence ATGATGAAATTAAACCTTCAGTTTTTCGCTCATAAAAAAGGTGTTGGTTCTACAAAGAACGGCAGAGACTCTGAATCTAAGAGACTGGGCGCTAAAAGAGCGGATGGACAGTTTGTAAAAGCTGGCAACATCCTCTACAGACAGCGTGGAACAAAGATCCATCCAGGAATCAATGTTGGCCGTGGCGGAGACGATACATTATTCGCGCTGGTTGATGGCGTTGTAAGATTTGAGAGAAAAGGAAGAGATAAGAAACAGGTTTCTATCTATCCGGTTGCTAAATAA
- a CDS encoding ribosomal-processing cysteine protease Prp, producing the protein MIHVTIYENDRKECIGFQTKGHAEYDEMGQDIVCAAVSVLVINTMNAIELYTDDEVSVLSDEEEGIVSFHENGAPSKEAALLLKTMILGLREMADDENYAEYIDLTFEEV; encoded by the coding sequence ATGATTCATGTAACCATTTATGAAAATGACAGAAAAGAATGCATAGGCTTCCAGACCAAAGGACATGCCGAATATGACGAGATGGGACAGGATATCGTATGTGCAGCCGTTTCCGTGCTGGTCATTAACACGATGAATGCCATTGAGTTATACACGGATGACGAGGTGTCGGTACTTTCCGACGAGGAGGAAGGGATCGTTTCCTTCCACGAGAATGGCGCGCCCTCCAAGGAGGCAGCGTTGCTGTTAAAGACTATGATTCTTGGTCTTAGAGAAATGGCGGATGATGAGAACTATGCAGAATATATTGATTTAACATTCGAGGAGGTGTAA
- the rplU gene encoding 50S ribosomal protein L21 translates to MYAIIATGGKQYKVAEGDIIKVEKLGVEAGETYTFDQVLAVSDNGLKVGNPTVEGATVEASVVENGKAKKVIVYKYKRKTGYHKKNGHRQQYTAVKIDKINA, encoded by the coding sequence ATGTACGCGATTATAGCAACAGGTGGTAAACAGTACAAAGTAGCCGAAGGCGATATCATTAAAGTAGAAAAACTTGGTGTAGAGGCCGGAGAGACTTATACATTTGACCAAGTACTTGCAGTAAGCGATAACGGATTAAAAGTTGGAAATCCAACCGTTGAAGGAGCAACAGTAGAGGCTTCTGTAGTTGAGAACGGAAAAGCGAAGAAAGTCATTGTTTACAAGTATAAGAGAAAAACTGGATACCATAAGAAAAATGGTCACAGACAGCAGTATACTGCAGTAAAAATTGACAAAATCAATGCTTAA
- a CDS encoding DMT family transporter: MKKIAPLFVLMASVLWGSMGIVTRYVADIGFTTRQTAAVRICSAAAVLILFLLITDHRKLKIEKQDLKWFLGTGLGSLFINNLAYAETVQRASLSVAVVLLYTAPFFVMIMSILFFKEKLTLQKVVALLLSFAGCVLVVGLSGANAGSNGAVTLLIGLCAGFGYSLYSIFGKVLVGKYDSLTVTVYTFIFSSIGTLIICQPASMAQRIVENSSKMPLVIIGSVVTLALPYVSYSIGLKYMESSKASIISSFEVVAASLFGVALYHETLDAYNMIGIICVVSALILLQVNFHKNT; this comes from the coding sequence ATGAAGAAAATAGCCCCGTTATTCGTATTGATGGCCTCCGTCTTATGGGGTTCGATGGGAATTGTTACCAGATATGTGGCAGACATTGGATTTACTACGAGACAGACAGCAGCAGTCCGCATTTGCTCGGCTGCTGCTGTTTTGATATTGTTTCTTCTGATTACCGACCATCGGAAACTGAAGATTGAGAAGCAGGATTTGAAATGGTTCTTAGGAACAGGGCTGGGAAGCCTGTTCATCAATAACCTGGCTTATGCGGAGACGGTCCAGAGGGCGTCCCTGTCTGTGGCAGTGGTCCTTCTTTATACGGCTCCGTTCTTTGTCATGATCATGTCGATTCTGTTTTTCAAGGAAAAACTGACGCTTCAGAAAGTTGTGGCGCTTCTATTGTCTTTTGCCGGATGCGTGCTGGTGGTGGGACTGTCCGGAGCCAATGCAGGAAGCAATGGGGCGGTTACGCTGCTGATCGGCCTTTGTGCCGGATTCGGCTATTCCCTATACAGCATCTTCGGCAAAGTGCTGGTAGGAAAATACGATTCTCTTACCGTAACCGTATATACGTTCATCTTTTCCTCCATCGGAACGCTGATCATCTGCCAGCCGGCATCCATGGCGCAGCGCATCGTGGAAAATTCTTCCAAGATGCCTCTGGTTATCATCGGAAGCGTAGTGACGCTGGCGCTTCCCTATGTCAGCTATTCCATAGGGCTTAAGTATATGGAGAGCAGCAAGGCCTCCATCATCTCTTCTTTCGAAGTGGTGGCAGCCAGTTTGTTTGGCGTGGCGCTGTATCATGAGACGCTGGATGCGTACAATATGATAGGCATCATCTGCGTGGTGTCGGCCTTGATACTTTTGCAGGTAAATTTTCACAAGAATACTTGA
- a CDS encoding amidohydrolase family protein has protein sequence MIIDFHTHMFPDKIAKGTLDFLEGICKVTPYTNGTYEGLKASGERAGVDISVALPAVTKVSQIPSINRFASGYLEGPVISFGGIHPKSENYKQELQEIKSLGMKGIKLHPDYQEMYFNDIRYKRLVSYASELGLITVVHAGRDPKCPEDVHCTPKMALELIREVEPENMVLAHLGGNEMWDDVEEYLVGQDVYFDTGVVLGKIPDEQFVRIVRAHGADKILFATDSPWAGQKEFIELLSCMPLTEEEKDQIFYKNACSLLAI, from the coding sequence ATGATAATAGATTTTCATACACATATGTTTCCGGATAAAATTGCAAAAGGGACCTTGGATTTTCTGGAGGGGATCTGCAAAGTTACCCCATATACAAACGGCACATACGAAGGGCTGAAGGCGTCCGGCGAAAGGGCGGGAGTTGATATCTCTGTGGCGTTGCCGGCAGTAACAAAGGTATCCCAGATACCTTCCATCAACAGGTTTGCCTCTGGCTATCTTGAGGGCCCGGTGATTTCTTTTGGCGGTATCCATCCGAAAAGCGAAAACTACAAACAAGAATTGCAGGAGATTAAGAGCCTTGGAATGAAAGGCATCAAGCTGCATCCGGACTATCAGGAAATGTATTTCAATGATATCCGTTACAAGAGGCTGGTGTCCTACGCCTCAGAACTAGGGCTGATCACTGTCGTGCATGCCGGACGGGATCCAAAGTGCCCGGAAGACGTCCACTGCACGCCTAAGATGGCGCTGGAATTAATCCGCGAGGTAGAGCCCGAGAATATGGTGCTTGCGCATCTGGGGGGCAATGAGATGTGGGATGACGTGGAAGAGTATCTGGTAGGTCAAGACGTCTACTTTGATACAGGCGTGGTACTTGGCAAGATACCGGATGAGCAGTTCGTCCGAATCGTACGGGCCCATGGCGCTGACAAGATCTTATTTGCCACCGACTCCCCATGGGCAGGGCAGAAAGAGTTCATAGAACTTCTGTCCTGCATGCCTCTTACGGAGGAAGAAAAGGATCAGATATTTTACAAAAATGCCTGCAGTTTATTAGCGATATAG
- a CDS encoding CBS domain-containing protein, translated as MNILFFLKPKSELAYIYDYHTLRQALEIMEYHKYSSVPILNREGKYVGSITEGDVLWSLKKLNILSIKDAEDISIMKIERRMDYQCVTAESNMEDLIGKAMEQNFVPVVDDQEHFIGIITRRDIIGYYSDKMKECDK; from the coding sequence ATGAATATTTTATTTTTCTTGAAGCCGAAAAGCGAGCTGGCATACATCTATGATTACCATACGCTGCGCCAGGCTTTGGAGATTATGGAATACCACAAGTATTCTTCGGTGCCGATCTTGAATCGGGAGGGGAAATACGTTGGCTCGATTACAGAAGGCGATGTTCTGTGGTCATTGAAGAAACTGAATATTCTGAGCATAAAAGATGCGGAGGATATCAGCATTATGAAGATTGAACGCCGGATGGACTATCAATGCGTAACAGCTGAATCGAATATGGAGGATCTGATTGGAAAGGCGATGGAACAGAATTTTGTTCCGGTGGTTGATGATCAGGAACACTTTATCGGTATTATTACGCGGCGCGATATCATCGGCTATTACTCTGATAAAATGAAGGAATGTGACAAATAA
- a CDS encoding aspartate kinase: MKIVVKFGGSSLASAEQFKKVGKIIKKDEARKYVIPSAPGKRTPDDTKVTDLLYSCYGQAILEEDECEENFESLLAAIKKRYEEIISGLGLTLSLDDEFRTIRENFSKKIGRDYAASRGEYLNGIIMAAYLGYEFIDAAEVILFDAAGNFDAEKTDKLLSKRLAKTERAVIPGFYGSMPGGKIKTFSRGGSDITGSIVSKAVHADLYENWTDVSGFLIADPRIVRKPKSIDVITYRELRELSYMGATVLHEDAIFPVRKEGIPINIRNTNSPEDKGTLIVEGTCRKPRFVITGIAGKKDFASITVEKAMMNSEVGFCKKVLEVFDGNDISIEHMPSGIDTMTIFVHQDEFEEKEQKVIAGIHRAVEPDFLELESDLALIAVVGRGMRATRGTSGRIFSALAHANVNVKMIDQGSSELNIIIGVRNHDFETAVNAIYDIFVNTMI, encoded by the coding sequence ATGAAGATAGTTGTAAAGTTTGGTGGAAGTTCATTAGCAAGTGCAGAGCAGTTTAAGAAAGTTGGCAAGATTATTAAGAAGGATGAGGCAAGAAAATACGTGATTCCTTCTGCACCCGGAAAACGGACGCCGGACGATACAAAGGTTACGGATCTGCTATACAGCTGCTATGGGCAGGCGATCCTGGAAGAGGACGAATGCGAGGAGAATTTTGAAAGCCTGCTTGCTGCAATAAAGAAACGGTATGAAGAGATTATAAGCGGCCTGGGGCTTACGCTTAGCCTGGATGATGAGTTCCGGACGATCCGTGAGAACTTCAGCAAGAAGATTGGAAGAGACTATGCCGCATCCAGGGGAGAATACTTAAATGGCATAATTATGGCAGCCTATCTGGGTTACGAATTTATCGATGCCGCAGAAGTCATCCTGTTTGACGCCGCCGGCAATTTTGACGCGGAGAAGACAGACAAGTTATTGTCCAAAAGGCTGGCGAAGACGGAGCGGGCCGTTATACCAGGATTCTACGGTTCCATGCCAGGAGGAAAGATCAAGACATTTTCCAGAGGGGGTTCCGACATTACGGGATCCATTGTCTCCAAAGCCGTGCATGCCGACCTGTACGAGAACTGGACGGATGTGTCAGGGTTCCTGATCGCGGATCCAAGGATCGTAAGAAAGCCCAAATCCATCGACGTCATTACATACAGGGAATTAAGGGAATTATCCTACATGGGCGCGACGGTGCTGCATGAAGATGCCATCTTCCCGGTACGCAAAGAAGGAATTCCGATTAATATCCGCAATACCAATTCACCGGAGGATAAAGGAACCTTGATCGTGGAGGGAACTTGCAGAAAGCCTCGGTTTGTTATTACGGGAATTGCCGGTAAGAAGGATTTTGCGTCCATTACGGTGGAAAAAGCCATGATGAACTCAGAGGTGGGATTCTGTAAAAAGGTGCTGGAAGTCTTTGATGGAAATGACATTTCCATCGAGCATATGCCATCCGGGATCGATACGATGACGATCTTCGTCCATCAGGATGAGTTCGAGGAGAAAGAACAGAAGGTAATCGCCGGAATCCACAGGGCTGTGGAGCCGGATTTCCTGGAACTGGAATCAGACCTTGCTCTGATTGCCGTGGTGGGAAGAGGAATGCGCGCGACCCGGGGAACGTCTGGAAGGATCTTTTCCGCTTTGGCGCATGCCAACGTCAATGTCAAGATGATTGACCAGGGCTCCAGCGAGCTTAATATCATTATCGGAGTAAGGAACCATGATTTTGAAACCGCAGTCAATGCAATCTACGATATATTCGTAAATACAATGATATAA
- the ybaK gene encoding Cys-tRNA(Pro) deacylase: protein MSKKEVKTNAMRILDRLKISYEYTTYECDEFTDGVQVADKLGYPHELVYKTLVTIGKSGGYYVFVIPIEAEIDFKKAARTVKEKSLEMLHLKDLTKVTGYIRGGCTAIGMKKQFPTVIQESAKELEQIHISGGRLGMQLKLSPFDLQKAANAEFADVIRRD, encoded by the coding sequence ATGAGCAAGAAGGAAGTAAAGACCAATGCCATGCGCATCTTGGACCGGCTGAAGATTTCCTATGAGTATACGACTTACGAATGCGATGAATTTACGGACGGAGTCCAGGTGGCGGACAAGCTGGGCTATCCCCATGAACTGGTTTACAAGACACTGGTAACCATTGGAAAGAGTGGCGGATACTATGTATTTGTCATTCCCATAGAGGCGGAGATAGACTTTAAGAAGGCAGCCAGAACGGTGAAGGAAAAATCCCTGGAGATGCTGCATCTTAAGGATCTGACAAAAGTGACGGGTTACATCAGAGGGGGATGCACGGCAATCGGGATGAAGAAGCAGTTTCCTACCGTAATTCAGGAAAGCGCAAAGGAACTGGAACAGATTCATATCAGCGGAGGGCGGCTTGGCATGCAGCTGAAATTATCGCCATTTGACTTGCAAAAGGCAGCAAATGCCGAATTCGCCGATGTGATACGGAGGGATTGA
- a CDS encoding SPL family radical SAM protein encodes MEYIPAKTIVMRMKKPGEWFGADYNMNIYKGCCHGCIYCDSRSECYGIQEFDKVMAKKDALRIIRDDLRRKVKRGVVATGAMSDPYNPYEKELLLTRHALELCDAFEFGIAIATKSSLLTRDIDVLSDIKAHSPVLCKVTITTSDDELAAKIEPGVGPSSERFRMIRRLSDAGIYAGILLMPVLPYLEDSPENIRQIVQMAADAGARFIYPAFGVTLRGNQRDWYYGKLNELFPGQGYVEKYQKRYGSYYECRSPKAKSLWNVLKEECEKHHILYQMKDIIHSYRHPYAYEQLSLF; translated from the coding sequence ATCGAATATATTCCTGCCAAGACCATCGTGATGAGGATGAAAAAGCCCGGGGAATGGTTTGGCGCTGATTATAATATGAATATCTATAAGGGCTGCTGCCATGGCTGCATCTACTGCGACAGCCGCTCCGAGTGCTATGGAATCCAGGAATTTGACAAGGTCATGGCTAAGAAGGACGCGCTTCGGATCATCCGGGACGATCTGCGCCGCAAGGTAAAGAGAGGAGTCGTGGCCACGGGAGCCATGAGTGATCCTTACAATCCCTACGAAAAGGAACTGCTTCTTACCCGGCATGCCTTGGAACTGTGCGATGCGTTTGAATTTGGCATTGCCATCGCCACGAAGAGCAGCCTGCTGACGCGGGATATAGACGTTCTATCAGATATCAAGGCGCATTCCCCGGTGCTGTGCAAGGTGACCATAACCACCAGCGACGATGAACTTGCTGCCAAGATCGAGCCTGGCGTAGGCCCATCCTCGGAACGCTTCCGGATGATCCGGAGACTGTCGGATGCCGGAATCTATGCAGGGATACTGCTGATGCCGGTACTTCCTTATCTGGAGGATTCCCCGGAGAATATCCGTCAGATTGTCCAAATGGCGGCGGATGCCGGAGCCAGGTTTATCTACCCGGCTTTCGGAGTGACGCTTCGGGGCAACCAACGGGACTGGTATTACGGCAAGCTGAATGAACTATTCCCGGGACAGGGATATGTGGAGAAGTATCAGAAAAGATATGGCTCTTATTATGAATGCAGAAGCCCGAAGGCCAAGAGTTTGTGGAACGTCCTGAAAGAAGAATGCGAGAAGCATCATATTCTTTACCAGATGAAAGATATCATCCACAGCTACAGGCACCCTTATGCATATGAGCAGTTAAGCTTATTCTAA